In Candidatus Devosia phytovorans, the DNA window CGCGAGTGCATCTGGGTTTCATCGGCGTCGGTGGGCAGGAGATGCAGGCCGAGGGTCTGAAGTCGCTGTTTCCGATGAGCGATCTCGCCGTCATGGGCATCACCGACGTGCTGATGCGCCTGCCGCTGCTGTTGTGGCGCGTCGAGCAGACGGCTCGGACGATCCGCAAGGCCAATCCGGACATCGTCGTCCTCGTCGACTCGCAGGACTTTTCCAAGCTGGTCGCCAAGCGGGCCAAAAAGCTCGGCCACAAGGGCAAGCTGATTCTTTATGTGGCGCCCACTGTCTGGGCCCGCGCACCGCAGCGCGCCGCCAGGCTCAAGCCGCTGTTCGAGGAAGTACTCGCGGTGCTGCCCTTCGAGCCCGCCGTCATGACCGAACTCGGCGGTCCGCAAACCCACTATGTCGGCCATCCGGCCCTCGGCGAGCGCATTGTTCGCGACTCGTCCGATCGTGGCCCGCTGGTCCTGCTGCCCGGCAGCCGCGATGGAGAGTTGCGCCGGCATCTGCCGTTGTTCCGTCAGGTCGTAGAGCAGATCGGCACTCATCCGGCCGTTGATGGCGTGGTCATCCCGACGCTTTCGGCCCTCAAACCCCGCATCGAGCGCGAGACGGCCGACTGGCCCGTGCCGGTCACCGTCGTTGCCGATCGCGCGGCGCGGGGCGAGCTTTACCGCTATGCCCTGATGGCGCTCGCCGTCTCGGGCACGGCGACGCTTGAACTGGCGCTGGCCCAGGTGCCCATGGTCGTCAGCTATGTGCTCGATGGTCCCCAGGCCAAGGCCTATGACAAGCTCGGCCGTCCGCCGGTCTCGCTGCCCAATATCATCCTCGACCGTCCCCTGGTGCAGGAACTGGTGCAGTCAGCGCCCGATGCCGCTGCCCTGACCGCCGCGGTGCGTGAACTGCTGGACAGTAAAAAAGCCCGCCAGGACCAGATAGTGGCCTTTGGCGAGCTTGGTGACTTGATGGAGCAGGGGGCCGAAGGCCATCCCCGTCAGGACCCGGCGGACCGGGTCCTTTCTCATTGGGATCAGCGGACGCTGATCGGCTCGTAGTCGCGGGCCGGCGATCCATCATAAAGCTGGCGCGGGCGACCGATCTTCTTCTGCGGATCGGCGATCATTTCCTTCCACTGACTGATCCAGCCAACGGTGCGGGCGACCGAGAACAGCACGGTGAACATCGAGGTCGGGAACCCGATCGCCTCGAGGATGATGCCCGAGTAGAAGTCGACGTTCGGATAGAGCTTGCGCTCGACGAAGTAGGGGTCTTCCAGGGCAATCTTTTCGAGTTCCTGCGCAACCTGCAGCGTCGGATTGTTGTGCACGCCGAGCAGGTCGAGCACTTCCTTGGCCGTCTGCTGCATCACGGTCGCGCGCGGGTCGAAGTTCTTGTAGACGCGGTGACCAAAGCCCATCAGCTTGAAGCTGTCGGACTTGTCCTTGGCGCGGGCGATATACTCGGGAATGCGGTCGACGGTGCCGATTTCCTTGAGCATGTTGAGCGCTGCTTCATTGGCGCCGCCATGGGCCGGGCCCCAGAGGCAGGCAACGCCGGCTGCGATACAGGCAAAGGGATTGGCGTCGGAGGAACCGGCCAGGCGCACGGTCGAGGTCGACGCGTTCTGCTCGTGATCGGCATGCAGGGTGAAGATCAGGTCCATCGCCTTGGCGATGGTCGGGTTCACCTTGTAGTTTTCGGCCGGAACCGAGAAGCACATGTGCAGGAAGTTCGACGCGTAATCGAGATCATTGCGCGGATAGACGAAGGGCTGGCCGACCGAATATTTGTAGGCCATGGCGGCGATCGTCGGCATCTTGGCGATCATGCGGATCGAGGCGATCTCGCGCTGCTGGGAATCGGTGATGTCAGTCGAGTCATGGTAGAAGGCAGCCATGGCGCCGACGACGCCGGTCATGATGGCCATCGGATGCGCATCGCGGCGGAAGCCACGATAGAAATAATGCATCTGCTCATGCACCATGGTGTGGCGCGTCACCAGTTCCTCGAACTCGGCCAGCTGGGTCTTGTTCGGCAGCTCGCCGTAGAGCAGCAGGTAGCAGACTTCGATATAGGTGCTCTTTTCGGAGAGCTGTTCGATCGGATAGCCGCGATACAGCAGCTCGCCCTTGTCGCCATCGATATAGGTGATCGCGCTCTCGCAAGCAGCCGTCGAAGTGAAGCCAGGGTCATAGGTGAACATGCCGGTCTTGGCATAGAGCGATCGGATGTCGATCACATCCGGACCAACGGAACCCGACAGCACGGGAAGTTCGTGCGTCTGGTCCCCGATGACGAGTTTGGCGACTTTTTCGGTCATTGAGCTCTCCTCGGAGGCCCCTTTCCTGACGGCGAAAATGCGGTCGGCGGGGCGAAATATTGGGCAGTTACAGCTGCTTTGGACAGGTATCGCTTTTACCCGCCCGAAGCAACCAATGGGTAAGCAAGGCTTACCCTCCGAATGGCACTAGACAGTGCCGGTCTGATCGTCGAGGCGGGCCATTGCTTCGTCGCGGCCGATCAGCACCATAACCTCAAAAATGCCCGGCGAAACAGTGCGTCCGGTGAGGGCCGCGCGCAGGGGCTGGGCCAGCTTGCCCAGCTTCAATCCCTTGGCTTCTGCCAGGGTGCGCATGGCGCCATCGATGGCCGGGACGGTCCACTCGTTGAGGCCACGCAGGATTTCCGCCATGTCCTTGAGGACAGCGCGGGTTTCGTCGGTCAGCAGGGCCGCCGCAGCGGCATCGATAGCAAGCGGGCGTGACGCGTAGATGAACTGGGCCAGGTCAATCAGTTCCAGCACGGTCTTGGCGCGCGGCTGCAATTCCGGGATGGCGGCCAGTACCGTCGCCTCGTTGGCGCGGAGGCCATCGACATCGGCAGTGCGGCCGACTTCGGCGGCGGTATCGACCATCACCTTGTAGAGATAGTCGGGCTTGGCTTCGCGGATATAATGGCCGTTGATATTCTCGAGCTTGACGAAATCGAAGCGCGCCGCGCCCTTGTTGAGGCCTTCGAGGCTGAACCATTCGACCATCTGGTCGGTCGAGAAGATCTCGTCATCGCCATGGCTCCAGCCGAGGCGAGCGAGATAATTGCGCAGCGCCTCAGGCAGATAGCCCATCTGGCGATAGGCCTCGACGCCCAGCGCGCCATGGCGCTTGGAGAGCTTGGCGCCATCCGGGCCGTGGATCAGCGGGATATGGGCCATCTCGGGCACCGTCCAGCCCATGGCCTGGTAGATAATGATCTGGCGGGCGGCATTGGTCAGGTGGTCGTCGCCGCGGATGATGTGGGTGACGCCCATGTCGTGATCGTCGACGACGACGGCATGCATATAGGTCGGGGTACCGTCCGAGCGCAGAATGATGAAGTCGTCGAGGTTCTCTGTCTTGAACACGACCTTGCCCTGGACGTGGTCGTCGACGACGATATCGCCGCTCAGCGGGGCCTTGATGCGGACCACGGGGGAGACGCCGGCCGGCGCTTCGCTGGGGTCGCGGTCGCGCCAGTAACCGTTGTAGCGCGGGGGTTTACCGGCGGCGCGGGCCTCTTCACGCATCTGGTCGAGCTCGGCGGGCGAGCAGTAGCAGTAGTAGGCGTGGCCCATCTTGACCAGCTCATGGGCGACTTCGGCATGGCGGGCAGCGCGGCCGAACTGGCTAATCGGCTCGCCATCCCAATGCAGGCCGAGCCACTTCAGGCCGTCGACCAAGGCCACGACAGCGGCTTCGGTGGAGCGTTCGCGGTCGGTGTCCTCGATGCGCAGCAGCATCTTGCCGCCCTTGTTCTGAGCGTAAGCCCATGAGAACAAAGCGGTTCTTGCTCCGCCGATATGGAGGTAGCCGGTGGGCGAAGGGGCGAAGCGGGTGACGACCTGGGACATGATACCGGAATGCTTGGAGGATTTTGGAGCCGTGTGTAGCATAGAGCGGCACGAGCGCAAGGGCGGGGGCTGGGGCGGTGCAGGACGCGGAGACACGCGAGCGTGACGCCGGGACGGCAGAGGTCCCGCTGGCGCCGGCTTTTTCTCCGAAGCTTCCGCAGTTTAGTGCTACCCGGACCGTCTCGGGACGCGATGCTGCGACGTCGCGCCGGATCTTTGTATTGCTCCCCTTTGCCATGATCGGCGGCCTTGTTGCCTATGCCTCGCTGCCGGTGGAGCCAGAGACCTGGGCCATGGGGTCGGTTGGCGTGGCGCTGCTGGTGGGCATTGGCCTGCTCTGGCAGACAAGCATGCTGGACGACTTCTTGCTGATTGTGTTTTTCTGGCTGGGCCTCTGCCTGTTGCCGCTGCATGGGGCCTTTTTCGGCACGGAGATGCTGGCGCGTCCCGCCTTCGGAACTTACGAGGCGCGAGTCGACGAGGTGCTGTCGGCCAATGCCGAGGCGCAGCGTGTCGTCATCTCCGGTCTGGTCCCGGTTGCCGATGCGCGGGCCGTGCCGATCGCCAGGGCGCGCCTCGTCGTGCCGGGTGAGACGGCGCTGGCGCCGGGCGATGTGATCCGGGCGAGCATGCGGCTGGCGCCGGTGCCGGGTCCGATCCTGCCGGGCGCCTATGACGGACAGTTCCATTCCTATTTTTCCGGCATTGGCGCCTATGGCAATGTGACCGGGGATTTCGAACTGTTGCGACAGGGCGAGTTCGACCTGACCCGGGCGATGGAGGGCATGCGGTCGGCGATCGGGTTGCGGATCGACGCGGTGCTCGATGCGCACTCGGCGGCGATCGGGCGGGCCATGGTGATGGGCGACCAGAGCGGAATCGATGACGAGACGCGCGACGTCATGGCGGCGGCGGGGCTGGCGCATGTCTATTCGATCTCGGGGTTGCATCTGTCGATCGTCGCAGGCGGGCTCTATTTTCTGCTGCGACTGGGCATGGCGTCGGTCCCGGGCATTGCGCTGCGCTGGCCGATCAAGAAGATCGCGGCGCTGGGCGGCATCCTAGCGGCGGCCTTCTACCTATTGCTGGCGGGTGGGTTCAACAATGTGCCGGCCCTGCGCTCGACCATCATGCTGGGCCTGGTCTTTGGCGCCGTGCTGGCCGGGCGGCGGGCGCTGACCATGCGCAATGTGGCCATTGCCGCGCTGGCGATCATCGTCATTGATCCGGCCAGCGTCTTCCGCGCCAGTTTCCAGCTGTCCTTTGCTGCCGTGGTGGCGCTGATCGGGGTCTACGAAATGCCGCGCAAGCCCTTCGAGGGGGAACGCAGCTGGGGTGGACGGCTCTGGGGCACGATCTGGGCCACGGCGCTGACCAGCTTCATCGCCGGCACGGCGACCCTGCTGTTCTCGGCCTATCACTTCCAGCAGACGGCACCGCTTGGCGTGCTGGGCAATGTGCTGGTGCTGCCGGTGGTGAGCCTTGTCATCATGCCCTTCGCCGTGCTGTCGGTGCTGGCCATGCCATTTGGCGTTGAAGCGCCCTTTGTGGCAGTAATGGGCTGGGGGATCGACCGGATGGTCGACGGTGCCGTTCTGGTCGCCGGCTGGAGCCAGGGTTGGACCGGTAACCCGCTGCTGACGCATTGGGCGTTGGTCATCGGGCTTGCCGCGCTGGCCTGGTTCGCCTTCGTCAACAATTGGTGGCGGCTGGCCGGGCCAGTCGTGGCACTTCCCTTGATCCTGCTTTTCGGGCTGGACCAACGGCCCGATATTCTCGTCGCAGACACGACGCAGGCCGTTGCGCTGCGCCAGGCGGATGGCCATGGCCTGGTCAGTGGCAAGGCCGACAGCTTTGCTGTCGAAGTCTGGAGCGACCATTATCAGGAAGTTTTCGCCGAAGGCTTCGCCGGCGCGCGCTGCGATAGCCTCGGCTGTATTGCGCAGACCGAGCGCTTTTCCGTCGCGGTGATCCGCAATGCGGCGGCCTTTGCCGAAGATTGCGGCTTGCATGATCTGATCATCGCCCGCGTCAGGGCGCCCAGGAGCTGTGTGGGCGGGCAGGTGGTGGACGCCGATGACCTGGCCGCAGGCGGCGTGCACTGGCTGGCATGGGACGAGGCGGCGGCGCGGTTCGAAATCCGCACCGCCATTCCCAATCTCAGCCGGCCGTGGCGAGTTTTGCCACCGTGACGCCGGCAGCGGTCAGCTCGGCCGTGCCCAGCACATAGCCGCTCTCGTCGGTGGCGGGATTGAGCGTCGCCGGGCCGGCACCATAGTTCACATAGACGCGGAAGCCCGCGCGGGTGCGGCAACGGACGCCGGCTGGCAGGTTGATCGTGGGCAGGTCGGCCTCCTCGATCAACTGGTCCACCACGCGCTGGATCAGCGCCTTCGAGCCGCTGGCGCCGAGATAGTAGAGCTTGCCCTGGTTGACCAGCACCGGCCAGCCATCGACATCCTCGATGACCACATTGGCCCGCGTCTCCAGCCGCTCGCGCCAGTGATGGATCGACCCGCTGCCACGCACTTCCACGTCGATGGACGGATCGATGCTGTCCACGCGCATGACCTTGACGTCGAGCAGGTTGCTCGGCAGATCGGGCGCAAGGTTGGCGGGAATGGAAAAATCCTGCGTCTTGGAGCCGGAGCGCGGGCCAATGAGCAGGTGGCCCTCAAAATCGGCGATGGCCGATCGCAGGTCGTCGTTCCAGGCAAAGAGCGCGGGAATGGCAACCACGTCATAGCCGGCAAAGCTTTTCGTGCTGGGCGGCAGGATGTCGATATCGACGCCATGCTTGCGGAAAGCGGCATAGAGCCCGCGGACATGGGCGCTATGGGTGAAACCCTTCGCCTGTGGCTGGATCTGCCAGGCCCATTCGCTCTGATAGTCAAAGACCAGCGCCACGCGCGCCTTGCCGACCATGCCGCTGAGATCGAGTGTCTTGAGTTCCTGCGCCACCTGGCTGGCCTCGTGATAAGCCGGCGCTGGCTCGCGGTCGGGCCGCATCAGGCCGGCATGCATCTGTTCTTGCGCAAAGGGCGCCTGGCGCCAGCGGAAATAGGTGACGACCTCTGCGCCATGGGAGAAAGCCTCCCAGGCCCAGAGGCGGGCCATGCCGGGCAGGGGATCGGGATTGAACTGGGCCCAGTTCACCGGGCCGGGCTGCTGCTCCATGATCCACCAGCGGCCATGGCCGACGGCGCGATAGAGATCGTGGTGGAAGGCGGCATTGTCCGGATCACCCTGGCGCATGTAGAGGTGCTTGGTTTCTTCGGGCTCGTCGCTGACGGCGAGATGGCCGAGCGGATAGGAATCCCAGCTGGCGATGTCGAGCGTCTCGGCCACGTCGTAGTGGTCGAAATCGGTGGTCCGGCTCATGAAATTATGGATGACCGGCAGATCGGGGCGGATCGACTTGAGGATGTCGAACTGCACCCTGTTGAATGCGGCGACCTGATCGGAGGCATAGCGGCGGAAGTCGAGGCCATGGGCCGGCGCGGCTTCGGTCACCAGAAGGTTTGGCAGCTCGACCTGGTCGAAGCGATTGTATTCCATCGACCAGAAGACATTGCCCCAGGCCTGGTTGAGCGCATCGACGGTGTCGTATTTCTGCTGCAGCCAGAGCTGGAAGCCTTCTTTCGCCGCCGGCGAATAGGAATAGGTCGTGTCGTGGCAGCCATATTCGTTGTCGGTCTGCCAGGCGCCCAGCGCCGGATGCTGGCCGACGGCCTCGGCCAGCAGGCGCGTGATGCGGCCAGCTTCCTCGCGATAGGGCAGGTGGCTGAAATCATAGTGGCGGCGCGAGCCAAAGCCCTTGCGCTTGCCGTTGAGATCGACCGCCAGCATGTCGGGATGCTTGTCTACCATCCAGCGCGGCGGGGTCGCCGTCGGCGTGCCGACCACGACCTTGATGCCATGGCGATGGAAGACATCCATGGCGCGGATGATCCAGTCGAAATGCAGCTCGCCCGGCGTCGGCTCGAAGCGCGACCAGGCAAATTCACCGATGCGCACCCAGGCAATGCCGACCTCGGCCATGCGGGCGGCGTCGGCCTCCCACCAGTCCTCGGGCCAATGTTCAGGATAGTAACAGACGCCGAGGCTGGGAGAGATCATGTAACAGGCTTTCAGAGAGCGATACGGGCTTCGGGCTGGCCGGCCACGTCGAGGTCCACGGCGAAGAGACTGCCGGCATGCTTTTCGGCAGCAAGCTGATCTTCGCTGAGGTTCTTGGCGGCGGTGGTGATGAAAAGGGTTTTCAGATCCTTGCCGCCAAAGGCGGGGCAGGTGACCTGGCTCACCGGCACCTGGATCACGCGGTCCACCGAGCCATCGGGTGCATGGCGCACGACGCAGGAGCCGCCCCAGCGGGCGTTCCAGAGATAGCCCTCGCTATCGACCACGGCGCCATCGGGATAGCCGGGGCCATCCGAAACGTCGGCAAATAGCGTCCATTCGCCGATGGGCAGGCCGGTCGCCGGATCGGTCGCGACCTGCATGATCTTTTGGGTCGGCGTATCGGTCCAATAGGCGATCTTGCCATCGGGCGAGAAGCAGGTGGCATTGGGGATCTGGACGGGCGACTTCAGCGTGGTCAGCACGTCATTGCGGAAATGATAGAGCGAGCCCGAGTGTTGGTCCTCATCGGCGCGATCCATGGTGCCGATCCAGAAGGCGCCGGATGGATGCACGCGACTGTCATTGCCGCGGGTATTGGCCCTGTCGGCCTCGATCTCGTTGATGCGGTTCATGCCGCCGGTGGCGATATCGAAATGCTTGAGCCCGGTGTCGGTGACCAGCACCAGCGTGTCATCGTCATGGATGGCGACGGCCGCGACGTTTTCGTTGAACAGCCAGCTGTCGGCGATCTCGCCGTCGGCGGTTACGGCGAAGAGCGTCTGCTCGTTGATGTCGAGGAAGAAGAGCTGCTGGCGGCCGTCATGCCAGACCGGGCCTTCGCCGAGCTGGCACTGCGAATCAAGAAGGAGGCGGGCGGTCTGGCTCATTTGCTCTGCCCCGCATCATAGGCGGCAACAGCCGTGGCGGCGCGCTCGGCCACGTCGGCGGCGGTCATGCCGGGCTTGTAGATGAAGGTGCCCAGGCCAAAGCCGGTGCAGCCGGCGGCAAAATATTCGCTGAAATTATCCGGATTGGCGCCGCCCACGGCATAGACCGGGATTTCGGGCGGCAGCACCGCCTTCATCGCCTTGATGCCCTTGGGGCCCAGCACTTCGGCCGGGAAGAATTTGAGGCCCGTGGCGCCGGCCTTGATGGCGCGGAAGGCGTCGGTGGGGGTGAAGACGCCGGGATAGGACAGCATCTGCAGGCGGACGGTCTCTTCGATGACCTGCTTGTTGGTATCGGGCGAGACGATAAAGGTGCCGCCCGCGTCGGAAACGGCCCAGACCTGCTTCTTGGAGAGCACCGTGCCGGCGCCGATGGCAGCCGCATCGCTCAGCGAATTGGAGGCCAGCGCAATCGAGGTCAGCGCGTCGGGCGAATTGAGCGGCACTTCGATCATGGTGATGCCGGCGGCAATCAGCGCCTGGCAGACGTCGACGGTTTCGGGCGGGGTAATGCCACGCAGGATGGCGATGAGGTGACGGTGTTCCATTGTGAACTCCAAACTATAGGGCAAAGCTGCGCGCGGCCTTGAGGCCGGCGAGCACGATTTCGGTGGCATCTTTGGGCGCGCCGCTGGCGCCGGCCATGGCCAGCACCTGGGCATAGAGCGCGCAAAGCGCAGGCGAGCCGATCAATGGCACGGCACTGGTGCCGATCAGATGACGGTTGCTGCCCACTTCGGTTCCAATGAGCAGCCCCGAAAGATAGCCGGCGCACCAGTCGGGCTGGCGGCCCGAGAGCAGCGAACCGGCGCGGACCTGGAACAGGGTGCCCAGCAATTGCTCGGGATGGGCCAGACCAGCCTCGGCGCCGGCGACAAAACCTTCGGCGCGGCCGGGACCATCGAGCTCGCCGGTGAGCGAATGGCGCAGCACGGAATGGGTCTTCAGCAGTTCGAACATTTCCCCGGTCATGGCGGTGGAGAAATGCTCGATACGCGTGCCCGAAAGCTGGGCCCATTTCGAATGGGTGCCGGGCATGCAGACCATGCCGGAATAGCCCGGATTGAGCGCGGCAAGGCCCAGCAACTGGGTCTCTTCACCGCGCATGACATTGTCTGCGCCGGCCTTTTGGCAGACGCCAGGCAGGATGGCAGCGGTAATGCGAGGGTTACCGGTGTCGGGGCGAACGGCGCCTTCGAGCAGGCCGCGCAGATCGGTCGGCGCTTCGAGATAGGGCGCTTCGAGCCAGCCCTGACGGGCGCCCGCCATGCCGCAGATCAACACGTCCAGCGTACTAGACGTGCCAGTGACGCCATCGAGCAGCTCACCCAGCGCTGCGGGAAATTCTTCGCGTGTCAGCTTGCCCATGCCCTTGGGCGAGGACTTTTCGAACAGCACCGAACCATCGGCGGCCATGCCCCAGCCGCGGAGGTTCGAGGTCCCCCAGTCAACCGCAACCCAGTCTACACTCGTCGTCACAAATATCCCCTCACGCGGCTGCTTCGTCGCGGCGCGACCCTAATGGCTCGCTGTTGTTTCAGCCAGTCCGATTCTGCAGTCCGTGCCAGCCATACCTGTCGGCAAAGCGGTTGTCCGGTCCCCTCGTTTGGTAAGATTTCTGCGGCTTTGGGGCGGTCGAGCGTGGCAAATTGACCACGCTTTCCATTTGTATGATTTTTTGTGCGGAAGGGCATTCACATGGGCGATAGCCATGTTAGAACGAGTCCAACGTGGACGCGTGTCCGCGACGACAAGAGGAACATCACATGACGGCAGGTAACGCCGGTTCGGCCCCCAAGAAGCTGCGTTCGCGCGCTTGGTTCGACAATCCGGACAACCCGGACATGACTGCGCTCTATCTCGAGCGCTACATGAATTTTGGTGTGTCGCGCGAAGAGCTGCAGTCGAACAAGCCGATCATCGGCATTGCCCAGACCGGCTCGGACCTCAGCCCCTGCAACCGTCATCATATCGTGCTCGCCGAGCGCGTGCGCGAAGGCATCCGCGAGGCGGGCGGCATTGCCATCGAGTTCCCGGTGCATCCGATTCAGGAAACCGGCAAGCGCCCGACGGCGGGCCTCGACCGGAACCTCGCCTATCTCGGTCTCGTCGAAGTGCTTTACGGCTATCCGCTGGATGGCGTGGTGCTGACCATTGGTTGCGACAAGACCACGCCGGCCATGCTGATGGGTGCGGCAACGGTCAATATTCCGGCCATCGCGCTGTCGGTTGGGCCGATGCTCAATGGCTGGCACAAGGGCGAGCGCACCGGTTCGGGCACGATCGTCTGGAAGGCGCGCCAGATGATGGCAGCCGGCGAGATCGACTATGCCCAGTTCATCGAACTGGTGGCCTCCTCGGCGCCGTCGACCGGTTATTGCAACACCATGGGCACGGCCACCACGATGAATTCGCTGGCCGAGTCGCTGGGCATGCAGCTGCCGGGTTCGGCCGCCATTCCGGCGCCCTATCGCGATCGCCAGGAAATGGCCTATCGCACCGGCAAGCGCATCGTCGACATGGTGCATGAGGACCTCAAGCCCTCCGACATCCTGACCAAGGACAATTTCATCAACACGATCGTCGTCAACTCGGCGATCGGTGGCTCGACCAATGCGCCGATCCATATCCAGGCCATCGCCAAGCATATCGGCGTCGAGCTGGAACTGCAGGATTTCCAGACCCACGGCCACAAGGTGCCGCTGCTGGTGAACCTGCAGCCGGCGGGCGAATATCTGGGTGAGGATTATTACCATGCCGGCGGCGTGCCGGCGGTGGTCAACGAGCTGATGAGCCAGGGCCTGATCCGCGAGAACGCACCCACCGTCAACGGCAAGTCGATCGGTGAGAATTGCCGCAATACGACGATCCAGGACGACAAGGTCATCCGCCGTTTCGACAATCCGCTCAAGACCGATGCGGGCTTCCTCGTGCTGCGCGGCAACCTCTTCGACAATGCGATCATGAAGACCAGCGTGATCTCCTCGGAATTCCGCGATCGCTATCTCAACAACCCCGAGAGCCCCGGTGCCTTCGAGGGCAAGGCGGTGGTGTTCGACGGGCCGGAGGACTATCACCACCGGATCGACGATCCGTCGCTCGATATCGACGAGAACACGCTGCTGTTCATGCGCGGCGCGGGCCCGATCGGCTATCCAGGCGCGGCGGAAGTGGTGAACATGCGGCCGCCGGCCTATCTGATCAAGAAAGGCGTGCACGCGCTGGCCTGTATCGGCGATGGCCGCCAGTCGGGCACCTCGGGTTCGCCTTCCATCCTCAATGCTTCTCCGGAAGCGGCGGCGGGCGGCAATCTGGCCATCCTGCAAACGGGCGACCGGGTGCGGATCGACCTCAACAAGGGCCAGGCCAATATCCTGGTCTCGGACGAGGAAATCGCCACCCGCCGCACGGCATTGGAAGCCTCGGGCGGCTACAAGTTCCCCAAGCACCAGACGCCATGGCAGGAAATCCAGCGCGGCCTCGTTGGCCAGCTGGGCGACGGCGCCATTCTCAAGCCCGCCGAGAAGTATCAGCGCATCGCCCAGACCGAAGGCCTGCCGCGCGACAATCACTGATCTCATGCGTTACCACTATCGGGGCCCGCCAGTTGGCGGGCCCTTTTCGTTTTGGAGGACGGAATTTGAGCGAAAAGCCGATAGCGAGCTGCCATTGCGGGCGGGTGACGATCAC includes these proteins:
- a CDS encoding beta-galactosidase, which encodes MISPSLGVCYYPEHWPEDWWEADAARMAEVGIAWVRIGEFAWSRFEPTPGELHFDWIIRAMDVFHRHGIKVVVGTPTATPPRWMVDKHPDMLAVDLNGKRKGFGSRRHYDFSHLPYREEAGRITRLLAEAVGQHPALGAWQTDNEYGCHDTTYSYSPAAKEGFQLWLQQKYDTVDALNQAWGNVFWSMEYNRFDQVELPNLLVTEAAPAHGLDFRRYASDQVAAFNRVQFDILKSIRPDLPVIHNFMSRTTDFDHYDVAETLDIASWDSYPLGHLAVSDEPEETKHLYMRQGDPDNAAFHHDLYRAVGHGRWWIMEQQPGPVNWAQFNPDPLPGMARLWAWEAFSHGAEVVTYFRWRQAPFAQEQMHAGLMRPDREPAPAYHEASQVAQELKTLDLSGMVGKARVALVFDYQSEWAWQIQPQAKGFTHSAHVRGLYAAFRKHGVDIDILPPSTKSFAGYDVVAIPALFAWNDDLRSAIADFEGHLLIGPRSGSKTQDFSIPANLAPDLPSNLLDVKVMRVDSIDPSIDVEVRGSGSIHHWRERLETRANVVIEDVDGWPVLVNQGKLYYLGASGSKALIQRVVDQLIEEADLPTINLPAGVRCRTRAGFRVYVNYGAGPATLNPATDESGYVLGTAELTAAGVTVAKLATAG
- a CDS encoding SMP-30/gluconolactonase/LRE family protein, with the protein product MSQTARLLLDSQCQLGEGPVWHDGRQQLFFLDINEQTLFAVTADGEIADSWLFNENVAAVAIHDDDTLVLVTDTGLKHFDIATGGMNRINEIEADRANTRGNDSRVHPSGAFWIGTMDRADEDQHSGSLYHFRNDVLTTLKSPVQIPNATCFSPDGKIAYWTDTPTQKIMQVATDPATGLPIGEWTLFADVSDGPGYPDGAVVDSEGYLWNARWGGSCVVRHAPDGSVDRVIQVPVSQVTCPAFGGKDLKTLFITTAAKNLSEDQLAAEKHAGSLFAVDLDVAGQPEARIAL
- a CDS encoding ComEC/Rec2 family competence protein; translated protein: MLPFAMIGGLVAYASLPVEPETWAMGSVGVALLVGIGLLWQTSMLDDFLLIVFFWLGLCLLPLHGAFFGTEMLARPAFGTYEARVDEVLSANAEAQRVVISGLVPVADARAVPIARARLVVPGETALAPGDVIRASMRLAPVPGPILPGAYDGQFHSYFSGIGAYGNVTGDFELLRQGEFDLTRAMEGMRSAIGLRIDAVLDAHSAAIGRAMVMGDQSGIDDETRDVMAAAGLAHVYSISGLHLSIVAGGLYFLLRLGMASVPGIALRWPIKKIAALGGILAAAFYLLLAGGFNNVPALRSTIMLGLVFGAVLAGRRALTMRNVAIAALAIIVIDPASVFRASFQLSFAAVVALIGVYEMPRKPFEGERSWGGRLWGTIWATALTSFIAGTATLLFSAYHFQQTAPLGVLGNVLVLPVVSLVIMPFAVLSVLAMPFGVEAPFVAVMGWGIDRMVDGAVLVAGWSQGWTGNPLLTHWALVIGLAALAWFAFVNNWWRLAGPVVALPLILLFGLDQRPDILVADTTQAVALRQADGHGLVSGKADSFAVEVWSDHYQEVFAEGFAGARCDSLGCIAQTERFSVAVIRNAAAFAEDCGLHDLIIARVRAPRSCVGGQVVDADDLAAGGVHWLAWDEAAARFEIRTAIPNLSRPWRVLPP
- the gltX gene encoding glutamate--tRNA ligase, which gives rise to MMSQVVTRFAPSPTGYLHIGGARTALFSWAYAQNKGGKMLLRIEDTDRERSTEAAVVALVDGLKWLGLHWDGEPISQFGRAARHAEVAHELVKMGHAYYCYCSPAELDQMREEARAAGKPPRYNGYWRDRDPSEAPAGVSPVVRIKAPLSGDIVVDDHVQGKVVFKTENLDDFIILRSDGTPTYMHAVVVDDHDMGVTHIIRGDDHLTNAARQIIIYQAMGWTVPEMAHIPLIHGPDGAKLSKRHGALGVEAYRQMGYLPEALRNYLARLGWSHGDDEIFSTDQMVEWFSLEGLNKGAARFDFVKLENINGHYIREAKPDYLYKVMVDTAAEVGRTADVDGLRANEATVLAAIPELQPRAKTVLELIDLAQFIYASRPLAIDAAAAALLTDETRAVLKDMAEILRGLNEWTVPAIDGAMRTLAEAKGLKLGKLAQPLRAALTGRTVSPGIFEVMVLIGRDEAMARLDDQTGTV
- a CDS encoding lipid-A-disaccharide synthase; the encoded protein is MSEPDRLRLFILAGEPSGDRIAADLIRRLKARVHLGFIGVGGQEMQAEGLKSLFPMSDLAVMGITDVLMRLPLLLWRVEQTARTIRKANPDIVVLVDSQDFSKLVAKRAKKLGHKGKLILYVAPTVWARAPQRAARLKPLFEEVLAVLPFEPAVMTELGGPQTHYVGHPALGERIVRDSSDRGPLVLLPGSRDGELRRHLPLFRQVVEQIGTHPAVDGVVIPTLSALKPRIERETADWPVPVTVVADRAARGELYRYALMALAVSGTATLELALAQVPMVVSYVLDGPQAKAYDKLGRPPVSLPNIILDRPLVQELVQSAPDAAALTAAVRELLDSKKARQDQIVAFGELGDLMEQGAEGHPRQDPADRVLSHWDQRTLIGS
- the gltA gene encoding citrate synthase — protein: MTEKVAKLVIGDQTHELPVLSGSVGPDVIDIRSLYAKTGMFTYDPGFTSTAACESAITYIDGDKGELLYRGYPIEQLSEKSTYIEVCYLLLYGELPNKTQLAEFEELVTRHTMVHEQMHYFYRGFRRDAHPMAIMTGVVGAMAAFYHDSTDITDSQQREIASIRMIAKMPTIAAMAYKYSVGQPFVYPRNDLDYASNFLHMCFSVPAENYKVNPTIAKAMDLIFTLHADHEQNASTSTVRLAGSSDANPFACIAAGVACLWGPAHGGANEAALNMLKEIGTVDRIPEYIARAKDKSDSFKLMGFGHRVYKNFDPRATVMQQTAKEVLDLLGVHNNPTLQVAQELEKIALEDPYFVERKLYPNVDFYSGIILEAIGFPTSMFTVLFSVARTVGWISQWKEMIADPQKKIGRPRQLYDGSPARDYEPISVR